Proteins encoded together in one Plasmodium cynomolgi strain B DNA, chromosome 9, whole genome shotgun sequence window:
- a CDS encoding hypothetical protein (putative): MEDDFHVDEDYIKQLSEKYKNAEHPLFMDELPANIEENEDLHALYNLMIDDEDELSLAKNFKQVGNDYYKDGIKYFEDAIISYTKGIDILTKYWEDKNLEKRKAERGKLTNDRNSNAQNGNSKWISNGMGTANGETSAGKEAVKSEDKEDSSSDRKGAQISIPNGLQNGDGHRDGHPDDLRDDEIRGVLADLHCNRAIVHYKKKRYVKCLSDCRKAYAFNQTKFKSVYYSILCSYHLELYKDAHMYVNRFEDMTKSVDLKNHINLNEYEKMKEIIFKKYDDILEKKKIYQNEKRKAEENEKNVTNLVQDILHKRNIQMVENVYQQTNNVIPVLYVDTAMYIHLTVFLLYFEWGVIETIVDFAENQSIMDHYDIVKKNKNSHLLFCYIEFPNDVFFMIHSSSYICDVLNRAKLFSPILSIHIIENEEANRQFRSGKT; this comes from the coding sequence ATGGAGGACGACTTCCACGTGGACGAGGACTACATCAAGCAGCTGTCGGAGAAGTACAAAAACGCCGAGCATCCCCTCTTCATGGATGAGCTACCGGCCAACAtcgaagaaaatgaagaccTACATGCGCTCTACAATTTAATGATCGACGATGAAGACGAACTAAGTTTggccaaaaattttaaacaagTAGGAAACGACTACTACAAAGATGgaattaaatattttgaggATGCCATAATCAGCTACACTAAGGGTATCGATATACTGACGAAGTATTGGGAGGATAAGAATTTGGAGAAGCGCAAGGCAGAGAGGGGTAAACTGACAAATGACAGAAACAGTAATGCGCAAAATGGCAACTCCAAATGGATTAGCAACGGGATGGGTACCGCAAATGGGGAAACCAGCGCCGGGAAGGAGGCAGTCAAATCTGAAGATAAGGAAGACTCCTCTTCTGATAGGAAGGGCGCGCAGATAAGCATACCAAATGGgttacaaaatggagatggCCACCGTGATGGCCACCCTGATGACCTCCGTGATGACGAAATAAGGGGCGTCCTGGCCGACCTCCACTGCAACCGAGCAATCGTCCACTACAAAAAGAAGCGCTACGTGAAATGCCTATCCGACTGCCGAAAGGCCTACGCCTTCAATCAGACAAAATTCAAGAGCGTGTATTACAGCATCCTGTGTTCATACCACTTGGAATTATACAAAGATGCCCACATGTACGTTAACCGATTTGAAGACATGACCAAATCGGTTGATCTGAAAAACCATATCAATTTGAACGAGTACGAAAAGATGAAGGAAatcattttcaaaaaatacgacgacattttagaaaaaaaaaaaatatatcaaaatgaaaaaagaaaagcggaggaaaacgaaaaaaacgttaCGAATTTAGTCCAAGatattttacacaaaagGAACATTCAGATGGTTGAAAATGTATACCAGCAAACGAACAATGTCATCCCTGTACTCTACGTAGATACGGCGATGTACATTCACCTTACCGTTTTCTTGCTATATTTCGAATGGGGAGTCATAGAAACGATCGTTGACTTTGCGGAGAATCAGTCCATTATGGACCACTACGATATTgtaaagaagaacaaaaacagccatctccttttttgctataTTGAATTCCCcaatgatgtttttttcatgatTCACAGCAGCTCCTACATCTGTGATGTGCTTAACAGGGccaaattattttcccccattttatcCATACACATTATCGAGAATGAGGAGGCTAACCGACAATTCAGGAGTGGCAAAACG